The genomic stretch AGCTGTGGAAACCAATTGGGTGCGTTGTTTGAGCTAGAATCATGTGGTTTTTTAATCCTCAATCCTCCTTTGATATTCCAGCAACGAGTATATTGAGAGCCTGACGCTGAAGGACCACAAAAATTTCATATCCTACATATATTTCCATACCGCCGAGCAGTGGATTTGCACGGCCAGCAATGACGCGACAATTTGCATCTATAAGCAAGACGGCTTTCTGCCCCTGCTTACGCTTAAAGGTCACGAGTCGACCGTTTGTGCCTTGTCTGAGGGCCTGAAGCCGCGCAGTCTCATCAGCGGCAGTTGGGACAAAACGGCTCGTGTGTGGACCATAGGAGAAACGGGCGAAGCTACGACCGTGTCTCTCAAAGGGCACGAAGCAGCCGTCTGGGCTGTGGCCACTCTGAAAACGTAACAAAAGTACGTGACCGGTGGGGCCGACAAGTGCATTTACTACTGGAACGAGAAGGGCGAGAAGCTGCGTCTGCTCAAGGGCCACACCGACTGCGTTCGCGGTCTGATTGGCCTAGAGGCCAACACGCTACTCTCGTGCGGCAACGATGGCGTCCTGAACTTCTGGAACGAGGAGGGCGAGTGCGTGCGCAAGCTGGCCGGGCATACCAACTACATCTATGCCATGGCCCGAAACCAGGCCTTGGGCGACCAGGTCGTTGTCTCCTGCGGCGAGGACAGCACTCTGCGCATGTGGAATGTAATAACCGGTGATGAGTTGGGCGAGCCCATTCTGCATCCGGGAATATCGGTGTGGTCAGTGGCGTGCCTGCTAAACGGAGACATTGTCACGGGCTGCAGCGATGGCGTCGTCCGAGTCTTTAGCAAAGACCCAGCGCGTCAAGCAAGCGAGGCCAACCGAAAAGCCTTCGACCTGGCCGTTGCCACTCGAAAGTCGCACTGTGCCTGACTGGGCCAAGGGAGTGCCCGAGGAGCGATGGAAGCTGGAGCTGTTGGAGCGCATAAACAGCCGACAGCAGCCCGCTGCTAATTCGAAGCCAGCAGGCACAGAAGAGGCGCCTCAGCATTCCAAAACGTCAGCCGACTAAAgtgtttaatatttatttagaaaaatcATTCTCCAATATATAATTTAGAAACTAGGCAGAAAGTATACTTAGAATGCCGCCAGAAGGGCCTGTCCCACCGTGTTCAACTTGCTGAAGTTCTCGCCTTGAGGCGTGTTGGTCAGTTCACGCAACTTGTCCATCACATAGTCGACGGAGATAACTTGGGCGATGGTCTCCTGGCCACATGGGGTCGTGGTCAAGTTTCCGATGGCTTGCATGGAACGGTAGCAGGCCTCCAGATCCTTGGCCCACTTGAGCAGCTCCACAACACCCGCGGTGACCATATAGCACACCTCGGACTTTGCCACACCCAGAGTCTGCGAAATGGTCAGGTTCAGATAGAAGGTAGCCATCGCAATCTGCAGATTGGCGCTGCCCGCACGGATTCCACTAATCAGTTCAATGATCTTGGGCAACTCCGACTCCACCTGCTTCCTTCCAGTGTGGTGGGTGAGGCTGTTGGCCAGGCAGCGCACCACCATCAACTGATTAGCCGCAGCTCCACTGAGGTGTGGTATTACGATTCCAAGGATGTTATGGCTATTAGTGAGGATACTGAAGATTGCCTCGTTGCGCACGGCCAGGCGCAGTATATCGATGACCGGAAAGACCTGACCGGGTGGCCATTTAAGTAGAATAGTCAACGCCTCCAGAGCTGTCAGGTCCACCACCGGAGACTGATCAGTTAGCTTAATGACAGCAAGCAACAATTCATCGCCAACTTGTCCATCGCTGGGCGTAAGCTTTTTGTTGAACTCTCTGAAAAAAGCAATTCAGCAATTTAAAGATCCTTAATGTAATAGCCATCAAATCACCAATCCACTCACTTTAATTTCTCCAGCACCTTGGTGGCATCGCAGGTGTCAAACGTGCGATAGTTGTTGACGGGGAAATGTTTATCTCCCGCACGCACAAAGTTCACATCCACACTGGACGACGTATTGCTTGCGCTAGTAGAATAGCTAGAGGATCCGGTGAAGGGATCCGCATTGCCAGGGGTTGCGACATTCGTACTGGTAGAGCCGGGTACATAGCGAGAGCCGCCAGTAAAGGGATCCTGATGGCCGCTGGGTGCCTGACTCATCACCACAGGCCCACTCTTAGAGTTCTTTACAATAAAGTTGGCCACCTGTTCGAGGTATGCCTGTGGCAGATCGTTCTTGTGAATGAAGGCTTGTGCTGCCAGCCACGGATCTTCGCCATGGTTGTAGGGAAGTTTTATCGGCGGAGCCGTGTCGGAGATGTCGACATTGAACACAAAGTCGTACTCCTTGCCCTCGTACAGATTCTTGCCGGAGGTGACCTGAGTGCCACCCGAGGCGCCCATGACATCACCAACCAAATTCCACTTGCCGAGCTCCCAGGAATAACACTTGACGGATCCATCTAGATGACGTACCATTTTCGTTTGTCCCTCGCGGGTTCCATTCGCTAGCAGGGCCTCAGGACCTGGAAGACTGAAAGGAGTACATAAGGCACCGAGTGCGAGATGAAAGAAAAGCGAAGGCAAGGCTCACTCAGTTTTCTTAACGCCGCCAATCTCCTCGTTTATCTGCGACTTTCGAGTGGCAACGGCCAGGTCGAAGGCTTTTCGGTTGGCCTCGCTTGCTTGACGCGCTGGGTCTTTGCTAAAGACTCGGACGACGCCATCGCTGCAGCCCGTGACAATGTCTCCGTTTAGCAGGCACGCCACTGACCACACCGATATTCCCGGATGCAGAATGGGCTCGCCCAACTCATCACCGGTTATTACATTCCACATGCGCAGAGTGCTGTCCTCGCCGCAGGAGACAACGACCTGGTCGCCCAAGGCCTGGTTTCGGGCCATGGCATAGATGTAGTTGGTATGCCCGGCCAGCTTGCGCACGCACTCGCCCTCCTCGTTCCAGAAGTTCAGGACGCCATCGTTGCCGCACGAGAGTAGCGTGTTGGCCTCTAGGCCAATCAGACCGCGAACGCAGTCGGTGTGGCCCTTGAGCAGACGCAGCTTCTCGCCCTTCTCGTTCCAGTAGTAAATGCACTTGTCGGCCCCACCGGTCACGTACTTTTGTTCCGTTTTCAGAGTGGCCACAGCCCAGACGGCTGCTTCGTGCCCTTTGAGAGACACGGTCGTAGCTTCGCCCGTTTCTCCTATGGTCCACACACGAGCCGTTTTGTCCCAACTGCCGCTGATGAGACTGCGCGGCTTCAGGCCCTCAGACAAGGCACAAACGGTCGACTCGTGACCTTTAAGCGTAAGCAGGGGCAGAAAGCCGTCTTGCTTATAGATGCAAATTGTCGCGTCATTGCTGGCCGTGCAAATCCACTGCTCGGCGGTATGGAAATATATGTAGGATATGAAATTTTTGTGGTCCTTCAGCGTCAGGCTCTCAATATACTCGTTGCTGGAATATCAAAGGAGGATTGAGGATTAAAAAACCACATGATTCTAGCTCAAACAACGCACCCAATTGGTTTCCACAGCTTTGTACTCTTGTCGCGAGACCCAGACAAAATAATTTGACCCTCGGGCGTGACGCTACCAGCGGCAACAGCGCGCACATCTAAGCTGTGGCCAAACAGCTCACAGCTAAGCTTATACGTATCCAGCGTAGGCTCCATTCCTCTAATAAGCGGTTTACAACTCTTAAATTTTCCCTTTTCCACCGGCTTTTTGCCAATATCTTTTGTCTTTCACTTTATGTGACCGTGGGTTTAtttatcatatatatattgtcTGGCCCTCGcaaatataccaaaatttaCGTGATATTTTCTAAATATAccatatactgacgaattcaagatCTTTTTTACATATCCcccgtttttgatattccgtagaatattactagctatatagaacatttatgCATGCCcgcataattttatacgattagtgaatctattttctaattgactggtttattttaaagacttgcttttattggatcttgtcaaaaaaaggttttagcgaaataggtaaaaaaaaaaacaaaagaggatAGTCGTTCCTATTgttaaattttgatattccgtcgaatattattagctagatgAAACATTTTGCCATGCCCACATGCCGACTGCCTGGGAAAATCCCAGTCCTTTAAATGATATTATTTTGGAGTGGCTATTacaaaaatgtaatatttaaaagatttcatatatttccataacaaaatttgcaaaaaaatgcATACGATAGTCTATTAGCTTGCATCACTATCAAGAGTAGTACTATCGACTCATGGATTTAACCATCTCTAGGACGAAAAGTTATTGTTTACATTTTCACCCCTTTCCAAATGGGGCAAAGTTATTTTTGTGATTACTGCGGTTGTTTTATGAAAAGTGACTTGAATGTGCGGAAGCTGCACAACAATGGCATATCTCACACGGTGGCCAAGTATCGGTACATGCGGCGCTTTGAAGGTACGAGCTACTATCTCTGCTTGCAACAGAGCGTACCCACTGTCCAACTAACCCACTGTTTgacacttacatatgtatgtacatagatcCCGCTAAGATTTTGGCAGAGGAGCGTCTAAAGAAACCATGTCAGCGCTATTTTAAGGGATACTGCAAGTTCGATCTGTATTGCAATTATGGTCATTATAGTGAAAGGGAGTTCAAGAAGCTGGAAAAGCTAGGTACGTTCCACGTAGGAAAGGGATTACAAATGGAAATACCTAACAATTATTGTTTTGCAGTTGGAGCGCAGAAGAACTCGAAAACTCGCAAGcgaaaagcaaagaaatggCCTTGGAGAACACATCAGATTGGTCTACCACCGTCCCTGCGTCCAATGGAATTGGCGAAACTCAAGAAAACCAATTTTGAACTAAACTGGGGCTAAACATATTTAATTTTCGATGTAATGTACATTTATCTTCATCCATTTAATATGCCAATGACTTTATCCATCACGCGggatattttcaaattaatcCTCAAAATGCGAGCATATTCGTAGTGAAACGATTTGGGGGAATGCCCGCTGAGGTTTTCCTGGTCTGGATCGCACAAATGAGCCAACAGGAAATAGCAAATATGCTCTGAAATATAaagacgatgatgatgcaACATTACGAAATATTTTATCGCCTTTTCCATTAGCTCACCTTGCCCCTGTTCTACAGCAAAGAAAAGAGGAGTGTTGCCCGCCATCAACTCTGCTGTATTTAGAATATCCAGCTTTAATCGGCGATTCTTGAGCACATCCTTGGTTGTTTCTAGTCTATCGCAGGCACGCTCATAGTATTTGGCAAACGCTTTCTCTGGCGTCAGCTTTGAGTCTGTCGTCTCTGTTGCCCTCCGATATACAGCCCCCCCCTCCAATTGCCGCTCATCTATGCAGTCCAATATGGTCTCTGCCACATGGTACTGATTGTGACGCACTGCCAGGTGCAGGGCAGTGTACCCGGCATCGTTTGTCTGTAGCAAGAGATCCAGGTCAATACGTAGCATTAGTTGCCTTATGGATTCTCTATCAATGTTGTTGATGACAGCTATGTGGAGGGCCGTATTTCCGTTTTCGTATAT from Drosophila pseudoobscura strain MV-25-SWS-2005 chromosome 4, UCI_Dpse_MV25, whole genome shotgun sequence encodes the following:
- the LOC117184189 gene encoding phospholipase A-2-activating protein-like gives rise to the protein MEPTLDTYKLSCELFGHSLDVRAVAAGSVTPEGQIILSGSRDKSTKLWKPIGNEYIESLTLKDHKNFISYIYFHTAEQWICTASNDATICIYKQDGFLPLLTLKGHESTVCALSEGLKPRSLISGSWDKTARVWTIGETGEATTVSLKGHEAAVWAVATLKTEQKYVTGGADKCIYYWNEKGEKLRLLKGHTDCVRGLIGLEANTLLSCGNDGVLNFWNEEGECVRKLAGHTNYIYAMARNQALGDQVVVSCGEDSTLRMWNVITGDELGEPILHPGISVWSVACLLNGDIVTGCSDGVVRVFSKDPARQASEANRKAFDLAVATRKSQINEEIGGVKKTDLPGPEALLANGTREGQTKMVRHLDGSVKCYSWELGKWNLVGDVMGASGGTQVTSGKNLYEGKEYDFVFNVDISDTAPPIKLPYNHGEDPWLAAQAFIHKNDLPQAYLEQVANFIVKNSKSGPVVMSQAPSGHQDPFTGGSRYVPGSTSTNVATPGNADPFTGSSSYSTSASNTSSSVDVNFVRAGDKHFPVNNYRTFDTCDATKVLEKLKEFNKKLTPSDGQVGDELLLAVIKLTDQSPVVDLTALEALTILLKWPPGQVFPVIDILRLAVRNEAIFSILTNSHNILGIVIPHLSGAAANQLMVVRCLANSLTHHTGRKQVESELPKIIELISGIRAGSANLQIAMATFYLNLTISQTLGVAKSEVCYMVTAGVVELLKWAKDLEACYRSMQAIGNLTTTPCGQETIAQVISVDYVMDKLRELTNTPQGENFSKLNTVGQALLAAF
- the LOC117184192 gene encoding zinc finger matrin-type protein 5-like; the encoded protein is MGQSYFCDYCGCFMKSDLNVRKLHNNGISHTVAKYRYMRRFEDPAKILAEERLKKPCQRYFKGYCKFDLYCNYGHYSEREFKKLEKLVGAQKNSKTRKRKAKKWPWRTHQIGLPPSLRPMELAKLKKTNFELNWG
- the LOC117184190 gene encoding phospholipase A-2-activating protein-like; translated protein: MEPTLDTYKLSCELFGHSLDVRAVAAGSVTPEGQIILSGSRDKSTKLWKPIGNEYIESLTLKDHKNFISYIYFHTAEQWICTASNDATICIYKQDGFLPLLTLKGHESTVCALSEGLKPRSLISGSWDKTARVWTIGETGEATTVSLKGHEAAVWAVATLKT